A stretch of the Streptomyces sp. NBC_00078 genome encodes the following:
- a CDS encoding superoxide dismutase family protein — protein sequence MSTYPHTGRVFARLVTCCVTVASTATLLSGCGGDSSGSTSQKAAASSSMSPSKSMSDMNMSYGDPKATPAYKVSGASVVKGAFQLLDTRPPGMDDVKGTAWLAQGSKGTTVTVSLTGLKPGHHYMAHLHAQHCSAADGGEHFQFTKGGAAKPPNEVWLTFTADKSGMGMTTVGNAKKTGKGAVALVVHPMEAMDNRIACADFDF from the coding sequence ATGTCCACGTACCCACACACGGGCCGCGTCTTCGCCCGTCTCGTCACCTGCTGCGTCACCGTGGCCTCGACGGCCACCCTGCTCTCCGGCTGCGGAGGCGACTCCTCGGGCAGCACGTCGCAGAAGGCCGCTGCCTCGTCCTCGATGTCCCCCTCTAAGAGCATGTCCGACATGAACATGTCGTACGGGGACCCGAAGGCCACCCCCGCCTACAAGGTGTCCGGAGCCTCTGTGGTGAAGGGCGCGTTCCAGCTGCTGGACACCCGTCCGCCCGGCATGGACGACGTCAAGGGCACTGCCTGGCTGGCTCAGGGTTCCAAGGGCACCACGGTGACGGTGTCCCTGACCGGTCTGAAGCCGGGCCACCACTACATGGCCCATCTCCACGCCCAGCACTGCTCCGCCGCCGACGGAGGCGAGCACTTCCAGTTCACGAAGGGCGGTGCGGCCAAGCCGCCGAACGAGGTGTGGCTGACCTTCACCGCCGACAAGTCCGGTATGGGCATGACGACGGTCGGTAACGCGAAGAAGACCGGCAAGGGCGCGGTCGCCCTCGTCGTCCACCCCATGGAAGCGATGGACAACCGGATCGCATGCGCGGACTTCGATTTCTGA
- a CDS encoding copper resistance CopC/CopD family protein gives MVQGQLTNRRRTFGSLLVVVAVLVYALIQGAAPASAHAVLTGSDPRENSVLKSVPRQITVTFDESVALVEDSLRVLDPDNRPVTDGDPRHAGGRGNTASVPLVSGLAQGTYTVSWRVVSADSHAVSGAFTFSVGKPSAIRAAAAPPPAVDPTVGALYGVGRYVAYAGLALLIGLAMFVVACWRSATAARVVRRPFLVGWWALFVSTVLLVLLRGPYDSGDGLSSVFDPGTLRQTADSRPGLALLTRLMLLVVVAVAARNRRVEQMPGRRTTASACLLVLGLAATWAAAEHASVGIQVPVAVASAMLHLLAMAVWLGGLAALLLALYRAPDDDPLPPAAVARFSHVALVSVAVLAVTGVYQSWRGLGSWDAFSTTYGRILVFKVWGVLAMLLAASYSRRWTARILHAPQEERVLVAVEHGENPPTAHRGEDGTDESAGPETHRRGLRRSVLTEVAVGVLVLVLTTALTGTETGRATETASAASVAGQPEVSLTLIPYDTGKNTLSGRGKVQVTLEPGWVGRNVVEAIVYGADNSPVGIPELRLTFTLADQQIGPLDAKLVDERGYWGSDALNLPIAGTWTMKATVRVSDIDQVTVSKTVKVGR, from the coding sequence GTGGTGCAAGGACAACTGACCAACCGACGGCGCACGTTCGGCTCGCTCCTGGTGGTGGTCGCCGTCCTTGTCTATGCCCTCATCCAAGGTGCGGCTCCCGCCTCGGCACACGCGGTGCTGACCGGAAGCGACCCTCGCGAGAACAGCGTGCTGAAGTCCGTGCCGAGGCAGATCACCGTGACCTTCGACGAGTCGGTCGCACTCGTCGAGGACTCCCTGCGGGTGCTCGATCCCGACAACCGGCCGGTGACGGACGGCGATCCCCGGCACGCGGGCGGGCGGGGCAACACGGCCAGCGTGCCGCTGGTGAGCGGACTGGCGCAGGGCACGTACACGGTGTCCTGGCGGGTGGTCTCGGCGGACAGCCACGCCGTGTCCGGCGCTTTCACCTTCTCCGTCGGCAAGCCGTCGGCGATCCGCGCCGCCGCCGCTCCCCCGCCGGCCGTGGATCCCACCGTCGGCGCGTTGTACGGAGTCGGCCGCTATGTCGCCTACGCCGGGCTGGCGCTGCTGATCGGTCTCGCCATGTTCGTCGTGGCCTGCTGGCGCTCGGCCACGGCCGCGCGAGTGGTGCGCCGCCCGTTCCTGGTCGGCTGGTGGGCGCTGTTCGTGTCCACGGTGCTGCTGGTGCTGTTGCGAGGGCCCTACGACAGCGGTGACGGGCTGAGCAGCGTGTTCGACCCGGGCACGCTGCGGCAGACGGCAGACAGCCGGCCCGGACTCGCGCTGCTGACCCGCTTGATGCTGCTTGTGGTGGTGGCCGTGGCGGCGCGGAACCGGCGGGTGGAGCAGATGCCCGGTCGGCGTACTACGGCGAGCGCCTGCTTGCTCGTCCTGGGCCTGGCCGCCACCTGGGCGGCGGCCGAGCACGCGTCCGTCGGCATCCAGGTACCGGTGGCCGTGGCTTCCGCCATGCTGCACCTGCTGGCCATGGCGGTATGGCTCGGAGGGCTGGCCGCACTCCTGCTCGCGCTGTACCGGGCACCGGACGACGATCCCCTCCCGCCCGCTGCCGTCGCCCGCTTCTCCCACGTCGCCCTGGTCTCGGTGGCCGTACTGGCCGTCACCGGTGTCTACCAGTCCTGGCGCGGGCTGGGCTCCTGGGACGCGTTCTCCACGACCTACGGCAGGATCCTCGTCTTCAAGGTCTGGGGTGTGCTGGCGATGCTGCTGGCGGCCTCGTACTCCCGGCGCTGGACCGCCCGCATCCTTCACGCGCCGCAGGAGGAGCGGGTGCTGGTGGCCGTGGAACACGGCGAGAACCCTCCCACCGCTCACAGGGGCGAGGACGGCACCGACGAATCCGCCGGACCGGAGACACACCGGCGCGGTCTGCGCAGGTCCGTCCTGACCGAAGTGGCGGTCGGTGTGCTGGTCCTCGTGCTGACGACGGCGCTGACCGGCACCGAGACGGGCCGTGCCACCGAGACCGCCTCCGCCGCTTCGGTGGCCGGGCAGCCCGAGGTGTCCCTGACCCTGATCCCATACGACACCGGCAAGAACACCCTGTCGGGACGCGGCAAGGTGCAGGTCACCCTGGAACCGGGCTGGGTCGGCCGGAACGTGGTGGAGGCGATCGTCTACGGTGCCGACAACAGCCCCGTCGGCATCCCCGAACTACGGCTGACCTTCACCCTCGCCGACCAGCAGATCGGCCCACTGGACGCCAAGCTCGTCGACGAGCGCGGCTACTGGGGCAGCGACGCCCTCAACCTGCCGATCGCCGGGACCTGGACGATGAAGGCCACGGTCCGGGTCTCCGACATCGACCAGGTCACCGTGTCGAAGACGGTAAAGGTCGGCCGATGA
- a CDS encoding GntR family transcriptional regulator, with protein sequence MPPVSPRDTYLEVSDSLRQKIEKGKILEKLPSQAKLMESYGVSRSTIERALGDLKSKSVIESVQGAGWYVAGTGDRRPLVEKVTDLLRTEGVKVGDPFPTEKELCERFEASRTAIRSAIAQMEGQGLIGKGATRGREVRALPIGQGDRKA encoded by the coding sequence GTGCCGCCGGTCAGTCCGCGAGACACGTACCTAGAGGTCTCGGATTCTCTGCGTCAGAAGATCGAGAAGGGCAAGATTCTTGAGAAGCTGCCGTCTCAAGCGAAGCTGATGGAGAGCTACGGCGTGAGCCGCAGCACCATCGAGCGTGCGTTGGGTGACCTGAAGAGTAAGAGCGTGATCGAGTCTGTACAGGGGGCTGGCTGGTACGTGGCGGGGACGGGCGACCGCCGCCCACTCGTCGAGAAGGTGACGGACCTCTTGCGGACTGAGGGAGTCAAGGTCGGAGACCCCTTCCCCACCGAGAAGGAGCTGTGCGAGCGGTTCGAGGCTTCGCGGACGGCGATCCGCTCCGCCATTGCGCAGATGGAAGGACAAGGGCTCATCGGCAAGGGAGCGACGCGCGGGCGGGAAGTCCGCGCGCTTCCCATCGGGCAGGGGGACCGCAAGGCATGA
- a CDS encoding phosphotransferase enzyme family protein: MPSVRREVAVSQWLAAEGYPAARLVTEAQQPVVVDGHPVTFWEGLADGDTYASTREMGELLRRLHKLDPPPFSLPELRPFDKVNQRLQHAAIPSDTRTYLVSLADELASEYDRLAFALPTGHLHGDFNVGNVLRDAAGRPKVIDLDGFVIGPREWDLMQTAMYYDSFGWHTEAEYADFVDGYGFDVRKWSGYAVLRSVRELLMVTWLSQNAGTNPRAAEEVEKRVETLRSGGSRRDWAPF; this comes from the coding sequence CTGCCGTCCGTCCGCCGAGAAGTAGCCGTATCTCAGTGGCTCGCAGCCGAGGGATACCCGGCTGCCCGGCTCGTCACGGAAGCCCAACAACCCGTCGTAGTCGACGGCCATCCGGTGACCTTCTGGGAGGGATTGGCCGACGGCGACACGTATGCGAGTACGCGAGAGATGGGCGAATTGCTTCGGCGGCTCCACAAATTGGATCCGCCGCCCTTTTCGCTCCCTGAACTCCGGCCCTTCGACAAGGTGAATCAACGGTTGCAGCACGCCGCGATCCCGTCGGACACTCGGACCTATCTCGTCTCTCTGGCAGATGAGTTGGCGAGCGAGTACGACCGGCTAGCGTTCGCCCTGCCGACCGGTCACCTGCACGGAGACTTCAACGTCGGCAATGTTCTGCGTGATGCTGCCGGGCGCCCGAAGGTTATCGACCTGGACGGCTTCGTGATCGGTCCGCGCGAGTGGGACCTTATGCAGACGGCCATGTACTACGACAGCTTCGGATGGCACACAGAGGCCGAATACGCCGATTTCGTGGATGGCTACGGCTTCGACGTCCGGAAATGGTCCGGGTACGCCGTCCTTCGCAGCGTGCGCGAACTACTGATGGTCACCTGGCTTTCCCAGAACGCTGGCACGAATCCGCGCGCTGCCGAGGAAGTTGAGAAGCGTGTTGAGACGCTGCGCTCGGGAGGCTCGCGCCGCGACTGGGCGCCTTTCTAG
- a CDS encoding IS701 family transposase, translating into MGLRLPLGVVRTDELTEGQVRQLEGELEALCASVDDVFARPASRENLRAMVRGLLSEVPRKNLWQLAEAAGHPSPDRLQGFLAKAAWDADELRDRVRAHAVAALAADDAVLIADETGDIKKGTKTAGVQRQYTGTAGRIENAQVSVHLSYGSRRGRTLIDAELYLGKHWAGATAEHERRCAEQGVPPERASAVATKPELARRMLERALAASVPFTYFLADEAYGQCRALRAWLEEHQVRYVLAIPKDEVLPLPDGRTRQARELWALVPEDAFERRSCADGAKGPREYDWAAVQLASVSTGLERHLLIRRSTVPNKKDRKTGALVREIAYFLCHTHPGATVAELVVAAGQRWMVEESFQVAKGQVGLDEHEVRKWCSWYRHTTVCMLAMAFLVTVRSRLIPAPPTTPDPRP; encoded by the coding sequence GTGGGATTGAGACTGCCGCTGGGCGTGGTGCGGACGGACGAGCTGACCGAGGGCCAAGTGCGGCAGCTTGAGGGGGAGTTGGAGGCATTGTGCGCTTCGGTGGACGATGTGTTTGCGCGTCCGGCTTCCCGGGAGAATCTGCGGGCGATGGTGCGCGGGCTGCTGAGCGAGGTGCCGCGCAAGAACCTGTGGCAGCTCGCGGAGGCTGCCGGCCACCCCAGCCCGGACCGGTTGCAGGGCTTCCTGGCCAAGGCCGCATGGGATGCGGACGAACTGCGCGACCGGGTCCGCGCCCACGCGGTCGCCGCCCTGGCCGCCGACGACGCGGTGCTGATCGCGGACGAGACCGGCGACATCAAGAAGGGCACCAAGACCGCCGGTGTCCAGCGTCAATACACCGGAACTGCGGGCAGAATCGAGAACGCCCAGGTCAGCGTGCACCTGTCCTACGGATCTCGCCGGGGTCGCACTCTGATCGACGCCGAGCTCTACCTCGGCAAGCACTGGGCCGGCGCCACCGCGGAGCACGAACGCCGCTGCGCCGAGCAGGGCGTCCCGCCCGAACGCGCGAGCGCGGTGGCCACCAAGCCGGAGCTGGCCCGGCGGATGCTGGAGCGGGCACTGGCCGCCTCGGTGCCGTTCACCTACTTCCTGGCCGACGAGGCCTACGGGCAGTGCCGTGCACTGCGCGCCTGGCTGGAGGAACACCAGGTCCGCTACGTGCTCGCCATCCCGAAGGACGAGGTGCTGCCCCTGCCCGACGGCCGCACCCGGCAGGCCCGCGAGCTGTGGGCGCTGGTACCCGAGGATGCCTTCGAGCGCCGCTCGTGCGCGGACGGCGCCAAGGGCCCTCGCGAGTACGACTGGGCCGCCGTCCAACTCGCCTCCGTTTCCACCGGGCTGGAGCGTCACCTGCTGATCCGCCGCTCGACCGTGCCCAACAAGAAGGACAGGAAGACCGGCGCACTCGTCCGGGAGATCGCCTACTTCCTGTGCCACACCCACCCCGGCGCCACCGTGGCCGAGCTGGTGGTCGCCGCCGGACAACGCTGGATGGTGGAGGAGTCGTTCCAGGTCGCGAAGGGACAGGTGGGCCTGGACGAACACGAGGTCCGCAAATGGTGCTCGTGGTACCGGCACACCACCGTGTGCATGCTCGCCATGGCTTTCCTGGTCACCGTCCGGAGCCGGCTCATACCCGCCCCACCGACGACACCCGACCCCCGACCGTGA
- a CDS encoding DUF3307 domain-containing protein — protein sequence MNAATFAAVFVALYVAHSVGDHWMQTSHQSAHKGRPGWVGRLADARHVATLTLTKVAVLLPVVWLLDLRLSVLGMVAGLGIDAVTHWWADRRTTLAWLAKVTGKGEFYRLGAPRAGMGDNPSLGTGAYALDQSFHHLWLLVAALVIATV from the coding sequence GTGAATGCCGCCACCTTCGCCGCCGTGTTCGTCGCCCTGTACGTCGCTCACAGCGTGGGCGATCACTGGATGCAGACCTCCCACCAGTCCGCACACAAGGGCCGTCCCGGCTGGGTCGGCCGCCTCGCGGACGCCCGGCATGTCGCCACCCTGACGCTCACGAAGGTCGCCGTCCTGCTGCCGGTCGTCTGGCTGCTCGACCTGCGCCTGTCGGTGCTCGGCATGGTCGCAGGGCTCGGCATCGACGCAGTCACGCACTGGTGGGCCGACCGGCGCACCACGCTGGCATGGCTGGCCAAGGTGACCGGCAAGGGCGAGTTCTACCGGCTCGGTGCCCCGCGCGCCGGCATGGGCGACAACCCCAGCCTTGGGACCGGCGCCTACGCACTTGACCAGTCCTTCCACCACCTGTGGCTGCTGGTCGCCGCGCTGGTCATCGCCACCGTCTGA
- a CDS encoding DUF2637 domain-containing protein, translated as MTTMTETVRPKVPPLSKPELWLLGAVAVFAAGVGGLGLASSFEAVSAAGARWGFASPWMLPVGIDVAIPVFTAAFLLLIRTDMPLGWVRFVPWALTGVTCWLNIAAGQSLSAKVAHGTMPLLWVVLSEVAAHVYASRIGAVTGRRMEKIRRSRWLLAPLSTFTLWRRMTLWEITSYGDALARERERQLARAQLRQRFGRRWRSKTPRPERVLLKLGELAPAGDDVPPVPPQDAEPPKQDTPKAPRKRPSKTAKGKASKAPRTPAELLAEAREVTADWSDDAINAEALRTTLHCSAANSRVLRDLLLTERADGRRLHPVDGNEDGEGAAA; from the coding sequence ATGACCACCATGACCGAGACAGTCCGGCCGAAGGTGCCGCCGCTGTCGAAGCCGGAACTGTGGCTGTTGGGTGCGGTCGCCGTGTTCGCGGCCGGGGTCGGCGGGCTGGGCCTCGCATCGTCGTTTGAGGCGGTATCGGCCGCGGGTGCCCGGTGGGGGTTTGCTTCCCCGTGGATGCTGCCGGTCGGCATCGACGTGGCCATTCCGGTGTTCACCGCGGCGTTCTTGCTGCTGATCCGCACGGACATGCCGTTGGGCTGGGTGCGGTTCGTGCCGTGGGCGCTGACCGGGGTGACGTGCTGGCTGAACATCGCGGCCGGGCAGTCACTGTCCGCGAAGGTGGCGCACGGCACCATGCCGCTGCTGTGGGTGGTCCTGTCCGAGGTGGCCGCCCACGTTTACGCCTCCCGCATCGGCGCGGTGACCGGCCGGCGGATGGAGAAGATCCGCCGTTCGCGCTGGCTGCTCGCCCCGCTGTCCACCTTCACCCTGTGGCGCCGCATGACCCTGTGGGAGATCACCTCCTACGGGGATGCGCTCGCCCGTGAGCGGGAGCGGCAGTTGGCCCGCGCGCAGCTGCGGCAGCGGTTCGGCCGTCGGTGGCGTTCCAAGACGCCCCGGCCGGAGCGGGTGCTGTTGAAGCTGGGGGAACTCGCCCCGGCCGGTGACGACGTCCCGCCGGTGCCGCCGCAGGATGCGGAGCCGCCGAAGCAGGACACGCCAAAGGCGCCGCGCAAGCGCCCCAGCAAGACGGCCAAGGGCAAAGCGTCCAAGGCGCCGCGGACCCCGGCGGAACTGCTCGCCGAGGCGCGCGAGGTGACGGCCGACTGGAGCGATGACGCGATCAACGCTGAGGCGTTGCGTACCACGCTGCACTGCTCGGCAGCCAACTCCCGTGTGCTGCGGGACCTGTTGCTGACCGAGCGGGCCGACGGCCGCCGCCTGCACCCCGTCGACGGCAACGAGGACGGCGAGGGGGCTGCAGCATGA
- a CDS encoding GGDEF domain-containing protein, with amino-acid sequence MNTLATVLLSALPLAAGWAVHVWWLRGCLNTARRDPLTGLRTRDGFTRRAAVLLKDPRAVVVLADVDRFKHINDTYGHAAGDALLQATADRLAHHVGRTGVAGRLGGDEFAAVLIDDHGTAADLLAVLHGVLARPVDGQDPAVRTTVSLGWVRAADFPADDLSGLLRRADEAMYAAKQARAGTRRAGLGWLFATVTGRRAGRTGARTDAAVVGVAA; translated from the coding sequence ATGAACACCCTCGCCACGGTCCTGCTGTCCGCGCTGCCGCTGGCCGCGGGGTGGGCGGTTCACGTGTGGTGGCTGCGCGGCTGCCTGAACACGGCCCGGCGTGACCCGCTGACCGGGCTACGTACCCGCGACGGCTTCACCCGCCGCGCCGCCGTCCTGCTCAAGGACCCGCGGGCGGTCGTGGTGCTGGCCGACGTCGACCGCTTCAAGCACATCAACGACACCTACGGGCACGCCGCCGGGGACGCGCTACTTCAGGCGACTGCGGACCGGCTCGCCCACCACGTCGGCCGTACGGGGGTGGCCGGGCGGCTCGGGGGTGATGAGTTCGCCGCCGTCCTCATCGACGACCACGGCACCGCGGCCGACCTGCTCGCCGTGCTGCACGGCGTGCTTGCCCGGCCGGTGGACGGCCAGGACCCGGCCGTTCGCACGACCGTCTCGCTGGGTTGGGTACGTGCAGCGGACTTCCCCGCGGATGACCTGTCCGGGCTGCTGCGGCGGGCCGATGAGGCGATGTACGCGGCCAAGCAAGCCCGCGCCGGAACCCGCCGCGCGGGGCTGGGCTGGCTGTTCGCCACCGTCACCGGACGGCGCGCAGGCCGCACCGGCGCCCGCACAGACGCGGCCGTTGTGGGGGTCGCGGCATGA
- a CDS encoding FtsK/SpoIIIE domain-containing protein: MKHPDDDNELFNRLEAEMADSGTPARGEVVDLDKARTARGESADSAPDRSTDSRAPESPDSQPTESGEGGPTLVDQKVPTVSGPGLVDRIKNSKRLDVFPAWTKSRAEFTEALGWLAGHVGHTIAFHAVRVPFLYLPKLVWRSPRGALNLLGRIGRWAMDAEGERLRQYTATSEQVDEYLKLSRQRDRRVRLRTILTILGGIIALGIGLFLVFGAQPMTQVIAVTLLVLGCGVAGAPADAPLATRAVIKTEVQKLTSDIVVKAMASIGIGQIASAVAKGQDGIRFVAPITREGPGWRADIDLPLGVTVADVADRRARLASGLRRPLGCVWPDADPNEHEGRLILWVGDRDLSKTGIVKWQLANARRHDIFKRNPFGIDPRGRAQSVPMIQHNILIGSLPGQGKTASVRVLACGAALDPSVELWLHENKGTGDLDSLECVSHRFVSGIDDDSIKYAADSLKLLRAEVMRRAAAIKKLPRDLCPDKRITRAIADKRSLKLWPLVGVFDECQNLFAHPKYGKQAGEDAEFIIKLGRALGVILILATQRPDKDSLPTGISGNVSIRFALKVAGQVENDMILGTSAYKNGVRATSFRPEIDAGNGYLAGATALPVVVRTAYLDDNATHAIAQRAHALRKAEGTLSGHALGEEAESTSGPSYDLLADVAAIVPASEERVWNERIAARLAELRPEVYGGWKGENVTSALKPHGIKTRDVAGTTDDGTRTTRRGIARADLLTVIAERDDKRGAA, encoded by the coding sequence GTGAAACACCCCGACGACGACAACGAACTCTTCAACCGGCTGGAAGCCGAGATGGCCGACTCCGGCACCCCCGCGCGGGGCGAGGTGGTCGACCTCGACAAGGCCCGCACCGCCCGGGGCGAGTCGGCCGACTCCGCCCCCGACCGGTCGACCGACTCCCGAGCCCCCGAGTCGCCCGACTCGCAGCCGACCGAGTCGGGTGAGGGTGGGCCGACTCTGGTCGACCAGAAGGTGCCGACCGTGTCGGGCCCGGGTCTGGTCGACCGCATCAAGAACTCCAAGCGGCTGGACGTCTTCCCGGCATGGACGAAGTCCCGGGCGGAGTTCACCGAAGCACTCGGCTGGCTGGCCGGACACGTCGGCCACACCATCGCCTTCCACGCGGTCCGCGTACCGTTCCTCTACCTGCCCAAGCTGGTCTGGCGCTCCCCGCGCGGGGCGCTCAACCTCCTGGGTCGGATCGGCCGTTGGGCCATGGACGCCGAGGGCGAGCGGCTGCGCCAGTACACCGCCACGAGCGAGCAGGTCGACGAGTACCTGAAGCTCTCTCGGCAGCGCGATCGCCGGGTACGACTGCGGACCATCCTCACCATCCTGGGCGGCATCATCGCCCTGGGTATCGGCCTGTTCCTGGTCTTCGGGGCGCAGCCGATGACGCAGGTCATCGCCGTCACGCTGCTCGTGCTGGGCTGCGGGGTGGCGGGGGCGCCGGCCGATGCGCCGCTGGCCACCCGCGCGGTCATCAAGACCGAGGTACAGAAGCTGACCAGCGACATCGTGGTCAAGGCCATGGCCTCCATCGGCATCGGGCAGATTGCGTCCGCGGTCGCCAAGGGCCAGGACGGCATCCGGTTCGTCGCACCGATCACCCGCGAGGGGCCCGGCTGGCGCGCGGACATCGACCTGCCGCTCGGGGTGACGGTCGCCGACGTCGCCGACCGCCGCGCCCGACTCGCCTCCGGCCTGCGCCGCCCGCTCGGGTGCGTATGGCCGGACGCCGACCCCAACGAGCACGAGGGGCGCCTCATCCTGTGGGTGGGGGATAGGGACCTGTCCAAGACCGGCATCGTCAAGTGGCAGCTCGCGAACGCTCGTCGGCACGACATCTTCAAGCGCAACCCGTTCGGCATCGACCCGCGCGGGCGGGCTCAGTCGGTGCCGATGATCCAGCACAACATCCTGATCGGCTCGCTGCCCGGCCAGGGCAAGACCGCCTCGGTGCGGGTGCTGGCCTGCGGCGCCGCCCTGGACCCGTCGGTGGAGCTGTGGCTGCACGAGAACAAGGGCACCGGCGACCTGGACTCCCTGGAATGCGTCAGCCACCGGTTCGTGTCCGGCATCGACGACGATTCGATCAAGTACGCGGCCGATTCCCTGAAGCTGCTGCGGGCGGAGGTCATGCGCCGCGCGGCTGCGATCAAGAAGCTGCCGCGGGACCTGTGCCCGGACAAGCGCATCACCCGCGCCATTGCCGACAAGCGGTCGCTGAAGCTGTGGCCGCTGGTCGGCGTGTTCGACGAGTGCCAGAACCTGTTCGCCCACCCCAAGTACGGCAAACAGGCAGGTGAGGACGCCGAGTTCATCATCAAGCTGGGCCGCGCCCTGGGCGTGATCCTCATCCTTGCCACGCAGCGCCCGGACAAGGACTCGCTGCCCACGGGGATCAGCGGCAACGTGTCCATCCGCTTCGCCCTCAAGGTCGCCGGGCAGGTCGAGAACGACATGATCCTGGGCACGTCCGCGTACAAGAACGGCGTGCGCGCGACCTCGTTCCGCCCGGAGATCGACGCCGGTAACGGCTACCTCGCCGGGGCCACCGCCCTGCCGGTCGTGGTCCGCACCGCCTACCTGGACGACAACGCCACCCACGCCATCGCGCAGCGCGCACACGCGCTGCGCAAGGCGGAGGGCACGCTGTCCGGGCACGCGCTCGGGGAGGAAGCCGAGAGCACGTCCGGGCCGTCGTACGACCTGCTCGCCGACGTCGCCGCCATCGTGCCCGCGAGCGAAGAGCGGGTGTGGAACGAGCGGATCGCCGCCCGGCTGGCGGAACTGCGGCCGGAGGTCTACGGCGGCTGGAAGGGCGAGAACGTCACCAGCGCGCTCAAGCCGCACGGCATCAAGACCCGCGACGTGGCCGGGACGACCGACGACGGCACCCGCACCACCCGCCGCGGCATCGCCCGCGCCGACCTCCTCACCGTGATTGCGGAGCGTGACGATAAGCGGGGCGCCGCCTAG
- a CDS encoding MazG-like family protein: protein MSAVLCSVAARIATALDAANGTGEHGAAMRLIKVVEEAGEASAAYIGVTGQNPRKGTTHTRADVADELCDVIIAAAVALHSFTTHPPAVLSAKLHAAARRLNADTTHTAH from the coding sequence ATGAGTGCCGTCCTGTGTTCCGTCGCCGCCCGCATCGCCACTGCCCTGGATGCCGCCAACGGCACGGGCGAGCACGGAGCGGCGATGCGGCTGATCAAGGTCGTTGAGGAGGCGGGCGAGGCATCCGCCGCCTACATCGGTGTGACCGGCCAGAACCCCCGCAAGGGCACCACCCACACCCGCGCCGACGTCGCCGACGAACTGTGCGACGTCATCATCGCCGCCGCCGTCGCCCTGCACTCCTTCACCACGCACCCGCCCGCAGTCCTGAGCGCCAAGCTGCATGCCGCCGCCCGGCGGCTGAACGCCGACACCACCCACACCGCGCACTGA
- a CDS encoding single-stranded DNA-binding protein produces the protein MSVGETPITVVGNLAADPELRFTPSGAALVKFSIASTPRSYDKTSGQWQDGTAMFLRCTAWRDLAQHIAESLTKGMRVVVTGRLRQHNWQNEQGENRSMLALEVDDIGPSLRFATAKVDRVQRNGATSGPAADAWNTAAPAGAAPTAGNEPPF, from the coding sequence ATGTCCGTGGGAGAGACCCCCATCACCGTCGTCGGCAACCTCGCCGCAGACCCCGAACTGCGCTTCACCCCCTCCGGCGCCGCGCTGGTCAAGTTCTCCATCGCCTCCACCCCGCGCAGCTACGACAAGACGTCGGGCCAGTGGCAGGACGGAACCGCGATGTTCCTGCGCTGCACCGCATGGCGCGACCTCGCGCAGCACATCGCCGAGAGCCTGACCAAGGGCATGCGCGTGGTCGTCACCGGCCGTCTGCGTCAGCACAACTGGCAGAACGAGCAGGGCGAGAACCGCTCCATGCTCGCGCTGGAAGTCGACGACATCGGCCCCTCGCTGCGCTTCGCCACGGCCAAGGTCGACCGCGTGCAGCGCAACGGCGCCACCTCCGGCCCGGCCGCCGACGCGTGGAACACCGCGGCCCCCGCCGGGGCCGCTCCGACTGCGGGTAACGAGCCGCCGTTCTAG